Proteins from a genomic interval of Triplophysa dalaica isolate WHDGS20190420 chromosome 13, ASM1584641v1, whole genome shotgun sequence:
- the si:ch211-202p1.5 gene encoding endothelin-2: MDIFLAFFISAVVLILEQQAHTASVLIGPSHANRSPPVNSSLQMHRRVKRCSCENLKDKECVYFCHIGIVWVDTPSQVVPYGVGSLQVRLRRDVKRCFCRDKRDSKCLQFCSRVE, from the exons ATGGATATTTTCCTCGCATTCTTCATCAGTGCTGTTGTTTTGATATTGGAACAACAAG CCCACACAGCTTCTGTCTTAATCGGACCGTCCCATGCAAACAGAAGTCCACCTGTGAACTCATCTCTTCAAATGCACCGCCGTGTGAAACGCTGTTCCTGTGAAAACCTTAAGGACAAGGAATGTGTTTACTTTTGCCACATAGGAATTGTTTGGGTTGATACGCCCAG TCAGGTCGTTCCCTACGGTGTCGGCTCGCTTCAGGTGCGTCTAAGGCGAGATGTGAAGAGATGCTTTTGCAGAGACAAGAGAGATTCAAAGTGCCTACAGTTTTGCTCTCGCGTCGAGTAA